Proteins encoded within one genomic window of Caldisericum sp.:
- a CDS encoding ATP-binding protein, giving the protein MENEYIGYIVSGSFGEGLTFKVNTFVNPENIRIGDFVVVEGKNMDYLCVIDDIRLKATTDEVFFDPPVDEEVDGGIEKIAASSYIYNEISIFPYLALPKSANAFGTTVKTLPTHFAKVRNVRSQDFLRIIPQKNAFFIGTPLTSSERLYIDLEKLSMRNTGLFGITGSGKSFLARIIFAGLIKQGISTLLVFDMHNEHGRSIRTEDGRSIDSLASLFPDRVKIFDVSTANKDANKYIEISYKDVEPEDIALVEDQLKFSPKSLETLEIVAQKQGNWLEYLLDIYDNISDKKGEAERLGVNLESLDALVRHLKKLKTLDFLKNIGKSNSINEIIENLENGVSVVVQFSGNYRDDRLTYYFVSNVITRRIFEKFSEQSEGSIKNRVTIAIEEAHKFLSKQYEATNIFGRIAREMRKFNVTLFIIDQRPSEIDPEVLSQIGTRLVMELKDENDISAVFQGSSHSKRLVKILSTLEQKQALVFGYAVPLPLPINVRPYDEEFVKEMKDIKKKNAKDEIY; this is encoded by the coding sequence ATGGAAAACGAATACATAGGATATATTGTCTCTGGCTCCTTTGGAGAGGGGCTCACCTTCAAGGTAAATACATTTGTAAATCCAGAGAACATCAGAATTGGAGATTTTGTCGTTGTCGAAGGGAAAAATATGGACTACCTGTGTGTCATTGACGACATACGCCTCAAGGCAACGACAGATGAGGTGTTCTTCGATCCGCCCGTTGACGAGGAAGTTGACGGTGGTATAGAAAAAATTGCCGCATCCTCATACATATATAATGAAATTTCAATATTTCCTTATCTTGCGCTTCCAAAAAGTGCTAATGCCTTCGGGACAACCGTTAAAACCCTTCCTACGCACTTTGCAAAGGTAAGGAATGTGCGCTCCCAGGACTTCTTGAGGATAATTCCCCAAAAAAACGCATTTTTCATAGGGACTCCCCTTACAAGTAGTGAGCGGCTCTACATAGACCTGGAAAAACTTTCGATGAGAAACACAGGGCTTTTTGGCATAACGGGATCTGGAAAATCTTTCCTTGCAAGGATAATTTTTGCAGGGCTCATAAAGCAGGGCATCTCTACGCTCCTTGTTTTCGATATGCATAACGAACACGGCAGAAGCATTAGGACTGAAGATGGAAGAAGCATTGATTCTCTTGCAAGCCTTTTCCCTGATAGGGTTAAAATTTTTGATGTGTCAACTGCAAACAAGGATGCAAACAAATACATAGAGATTTCATACAAAGATGTTGAACCTGAGGATATTGCACTTGTTGAAGACCAGTTAAAATTCTCTCCAAAGTCCCTCGAGACGCTTGAAATTGTTGCTCAGAAGCAAGGTAACTGGCTTGAATACCTTCTCGATATTTACGATAACATTTCGGATAAAAAAGGCGAAGCAGAAAGGCTTGGTGTAAACCTCGAGTCTCTTGATGCACTTGTAAGGCATCTTAAGAAGTTAAAAACCCTTGACTTTCTCAAAAACATTGGGAAGAGTAACTCAATAAACGAGATAATAGAAAACCTTGAGAATGGAGTAAGCGTTGTTGTCCAGTTTTCAGGCAATTACAGGGACGACAGGCTCACCTATTACTTTGTTTCGAATGTCATAACAAGGAGAATCTTCGAAAAATTCTCAGAACAAAGCGAAGGAAGTATTAAAAACCGTGTTACGATAGCAATAGAAGAGGCGCACAAGTTTTTGTCAAAGCAGTATGAGGCAACTAACATATTTGGGCGAATTGCAAGGGAGATGAGGAAATTTAATGTCACCCTCTTTATTATCGACCAGAGGCCAAGTGAAATAGATCCTGAAGTGCTTTCTCAAATAGGGACGAGACTTGTTATGGAACTTAAGGACGAAAACGACATAAGCGCTGTTTTCCAGGGGAGTTCTCACTCAAAGAGGCTTGTAAAAATTCTTTCAACGCTTGAGCAAAAGCAGGCGCTCGTTTTTGGATACGCTGTGCCCCTTCCACTTCCGATAAATGTGCGTCCGTATGATGAGGAATTTGTAAAAGAGATGAAGGATATTAAAAAGAAAAATGCAAAAGACGAAATATACTGA
- a CDS encoding prolipoprotein diacylglyceryl transferase — MYPVLIKIGNYELRTYGVIVAIAAIVGILTALRYVRERGVDEDTFLNVVIWALIGGILGARVFWVFASPYLSTYLKRPLTIFAFWEGGLSFEGMVLGGLIAIFIASRFYKISIRKILDAGALGVSIGYGIGKFACFFNGCCYGLPVPSWWPKIFPFSLVFTNPKSQCDLLNTALYPAQLLNALSGWITFFALIYILRRDKNLYEGKLFTYFGYIFPPMLFAIEFIRYIPNRFLGLTPNQWFSIGFVIFAFLFDLYNRRTTSKTGAQEQ; from the coding sequence ATGTATCCAGTTTTGATAAAGATTGGTAACTACGAGTTAAGGACTTACGGCGTAATCGTTGCTATTGCTGCAATTGTAGGCATCCTCACTGCGCTCAGGTATGTGAGAGAAAGGGGAGTTGACGAAGATACTTTTCTTAATGTTGTAATCTGGGCACTCATTGGCGGAATATTAGGCGCAAGAGTTTTCTGGGTGTTCGCATCGCCATATTTATCGACATATCTCAAGCGTCCCCTTACGATTTTTGCCTTCTGGGAAGGAGGGCTCTCCTTTGAAGGAATGGTTTTGGGAGGGCTTATTGCAATTTTTATCGCATCGAGGTTTTACAAAATATCCATTAGAAAAATTCTGGATGCAGGTGCACTTGGTGTTTCTATTGGCTATGGCATTGGGAAATTTGCTTGTTTCTTTAATGGCTGTTGCTATGGGCTCCCTGTGCCATCATGGTGGCCCAAGATATTTCCGTTTTCGCTTGTTTTCACTAACCCTAAATCGCAGTGCGACCTCCTGAATACTGCTCTTTATCCTGCACAACTTCTCAATGCTCTGAGCGGATGGATTACTTTCTTTGCACTAATCTACATCCTTAGAAGAGACAAAAATCTTTACGAGGGGAAGTTATTTACTTATTTTGGATACATCTTTCCTCCGATGCTTTTTGCAATCGAGTTCATTCGCTATATCCCGAATAGGTTCCTTGGACTTACGCCGAACCAGTGGTTTTCAATTGGTTTCGTTATTTTTGCTTTTCTTTTCGACCTATATAACAGAAGAACTACTTCTAAAACTGGGGCTCAAGAACAATAA
- a CDS encoding MBL fold metallo-hydrolase, which yields MKIKYYGHSSFLIETNGIKILTDPYDPSLGYPVKFPEVDIITVSHEHFDHNAVKYVPKYKKVLRGVVSQEIEGVKFESIEAYHDTKKGIERGVIHLFKITSEGISLLHFGDLGDKRFNDTQKAFIKGTNIFFIPIGSVFTIGPNEAKEIINEFKPNIAIPMHYKLKGLTLNLLTIDEFTKGINYKMLKELEVTKETLPQGEIIVLEPQF from the coding sequence ATGAAAATTAAGTACTACGGGCATTCGAGTTTTTTAATCGAAACAAACGGAATTAAGATTTTAACTGACCCTTACGACCCGTCTCTTGGATATCCAGTAAAGTTCCCAGAGGTAGACATAATAACTGTATCTCATGAGCACTTCGACCACAACGCTGTAAAATACGTTCCGAAGTATAAGAAAGTGTTAAGAGGCGTTGTATCTCAAGAGATCGAAGGTGTAAAATTCGAAAGTATTGAGGCGTATCACGACACGAAAAAGGGTATAGAAAGAGGCGTAATTCACCTTTTCAAGATTACTTCTGAAGGTATCTCATTACTCCACTTTGGAGACCTTGGAGACAAAAGGTTTAACGATACTCAAAAGGCATTCATAAAAGGCACGAATATCTTCTTTATACCTATTGGCTCGGTCTTCACAATCGGTCCAAACGAGGCTAAAGAAATCATTAACGAATTCAAACCCAACATCGCAATCCCGATGCACTACAAACTAAAGGGCTTGACGCTAAATCTCCTCACCATCGATGAATTCACAAAAGGAATCAATTACAAAATGTTGAAGGAGTTAGAGGTAACAAAAGAAACACTTCCCCAGGGAGAAATTATTGTTCTTGAGCCCCAGTTTTAG
- a CDS encoding metal-dependent hydrolase, producing MTGFTHLTFALFLEGNASLPDLAMVSFGSLFPDIDTFGALSKSFKNKPGNLTHRGILHSPFIYAVIFLIYYLIFKNLAILPFLVGALSHLVLDFTTVEGIPLFYPVSKKKFHIFGFRTGSIVDVSMSLIFLFLFILRLFKFI from the coding sequence ATGACTGGTTTTACGCATCTAACATTTGCGTTATTTTTGGAAGGTAATGCAAGCCTTCCTGACCTTGCGATGGTTTCATTTGGAAGCCTATTCCCGGATATCGATACTTTTGGTGCCCTGTCAAAAAGCTTCAAAAACAAGCCCGGAAACCTCACACACAGGGGAATTCTCCACTCTCCCTTTATTTATGCTGTTATTTTTCTAATATATTACCTGATATTCAAAAACCTTGCAATACTTCCTTTTTTGGTTGGTGCTTTGTCGCACCTTGTTTTAGACTTTACTACAGTCGAGGGGATTCCTCTTTTTTATCCTGTAAGTAAAAAGAAATTCCACATCTTCGGTTTCAGGACAGGAAGTATAGTCGACGTGAGTATGTCTTTAATATTTCTCTTCCTATTTATTTTGAGACTCTTTAAGTTTATTTAA
- a CDS encoding NAD(P)H-hydrate dehydratase: protein MKVVTREEIKKLDELAVNFGIGEEILMENAAHAVFSLLKHKFGLDKKYIIFAGSGNNGGDAFAVSRLLSSNFAKVVVFVIGDKSKLKGVALKNFELLKNYPVEILEFESINRVLLSAIKESDVIIDGIFGTGLNRPIEGKIKELIVEINNSKKPVVSIDIPSGVDANTGSILGVAVKADYTVTMGLPKRGFFAYPGCDYVGSLVVSHISYPNELTLSKDIHVQIKFVEPFDERPTNAHKGSLGKALFIAGSRRYTGAPYFNALSFLKSGGGMSFLTTTLEVSKIVSQRAPEIVQVPLKENENGAISKKNIEAIVDFSNNVDIVSIGSGLSIDEDTEELVLEVVERVQKPLIIDGDAITILSRHKDILINRQYDTILTPHIGEFARLTGLTIDEIKNDKFSALLKAMEDIKHVIVLKGEYSLIGYNGDIYINTSGNPVLATAGSGDVLVGTIGASVIRKGNLLYGTILGTYIHGLSGDLLSKEWREGITSLDILQNIPNAIRYYWEHYKELEGAYYEGARDPR, encoded by the coding sequence ATGAAAGTTGTAACAAGAGAAGAAATTAAAAAATTAGACGAACTTGCAGTAAATTTTGGCATCGGAGAAGAAATTTTAATGGAGAATGCAGCACACGCCGTTTTTTCACTTTTGAAGCATAAGTTCGGTCTCGACAAAAAGTACATAATCTTTGCAGGTTCTGGAAATAACGGAGGAGATGCCTTTGCAGTTTCAAGACTGCTTTCCTCTAACTTTGCAAAAGTAGTTGTTTTCGTTATTGGAGATAAAAGCAAACTCAAAGGTGTTGCCCTCAAGAATTTTGAACTCCTTAAAAATTATCCTGTAGAAATTCTTGAATTCGAATCTATAAATAGGGTACTTCTTTCAGCAATAAAGGAATCAGATGTAATAATCGACGGTATTTTTGGGACAGGACTCAATAGACCAATCGAAGGAAAGATAAAAGAACTCATTGTTGAAATCAACAATTCTAAAAAGCCAGTCGTTTCTATAGACATACCTTCTGGTGTCGATGCAAATACAGGAAGTATTCTCGGGGTTGCTGTAAAAGCAGACTACACGGTCACAATGGGACTTCCAAAAAGAGGGTTCTTTGCCTATCCAGGGTGTGATTATGTAGGAAGTCTCGTCGTTTCGCACATTTCTTATCCAAATGAACTAACGCTATCAAAGGATATACATGTTCAGATTAAATTCGTCGAGCCCTTCGATGAGCGTCCAACTAATGCCCACAAAGGGTCACTTGGAAAGGCATTGTTCATTGCAGGTTCAAGGAGATACACAGGTGCACCTTACTTCAACGCCCTGTCATTTTTAAAAAGTGGGGGCGGTATGTCTTTCCTTACAACAACCCTGGAAGTCTCAAAAATAGTTTCACAAAGGGCTCCTGAGATAGTTCAGGTTCCTCTTAAAGAAAACGAAAACGGTGCCATTTCTAAGAAAAATATCGAAGCAATTGTCGACTTTTCTAACAATGTGGATATTGTTTCAATTGGCTCAGGACTTTCAATCGACGAAGACACAGAAGAACTCGTTTTGGAAGTTGTAGAAAGAGTTCAAAAGCCCCTCATAATCGATGGCGATGCAATTACGATATTGTCAAGGCACAAGGATATCCTTATTAATAGGCAATACGACACGATATTAACTCCACATATAGGAGAGTTTGCAAGACTTACAGGGCTCACTATAGATGAAATTAAGAATGACAAATTCAGTGCACTTTTAAAGGCAATGGAAGATATTAAACATGTGATTGTTTTAAAGGGCGAATACTCGCTTATTGGATATAATGGAGATATATACATAAATACATCGGGGAATCCTGTTCTTGCAACCGCAGGAAGTGGGGATGTCCTCGTTGGCACGATAGGGGCGTCCGTCATTAGAAAAGGCAATCTTCTTTATGGCACAATTTTAGGAACATATATTCACGGTCTTTCAGGAGATTTGCTATCGAAGGAATGGAGAGAGGGTATAACTTCTTTGGATATTTTGCAAAATATTCCAAACGCAATAAGATATTACTGGGAGCACTATAAAGAATTAGAGGGGGCGTACTATGAAGGAGCACGAGATCCACGATAG
- the acpS gene encoding holo-ACP synthase — MIKGVGIDIVSVERIGKVLENYGEKFIDRILTESEKSELKKKGNVVEFLAGRFAAKEAITKTLEKSIPFNKIEITYNDFSKPIAKDFPDIYLSISHEKAFAVAVAVRVEI, encoded by the coding sequence GTGATAAAAGGAGTGGGTATCGACATTGTAAGTGTAGAAAGAATTGGAAAAGTTCTCGAAAATTACGGAGAGAAGTTTATCGATCGGATTTTAACTGAAAGCGAAAAAAGCGAACTAAAGAAAAAAGGGAATGTGGTTGAATTTCTTGCAGGGCGTTTTGCTGCAAAAGAAGCGATCACAAAGACGCTCGAAAAAAGTATTCCCTTTAACAAAATAGAAATTACCTACAATGATTTTTCAAAGCCAATCGCAAAGGATTTTCCTGATATATACTTATCGATTTCGCACGAGAAGGCATTTGCAGTAGCGGTGGCAGTGAGGGTTGAGATATGA
- a CDS encoding bis-aminopropyl spermidine synthase family protein, with protein sequence MDRMSLQILRALWRKPLDIWELVIMQDNDIKSVYDTLEKLKNDGLIKYSEEKIEITEKGIEELKKNNSMPYLETKCGTCKGKIYDPGHFKDILETFREIFKNRPGETTEFDQGVVSEENSVRRLEFVYERGDLEGKEIFFLGDDDLTSVVFALSKMPKRVVVVDVDKRIVEYINEVSKKYNLSLSAYVYNAAKKLDSNFIGKFDTFLTDPVETVKGMRLFLSRCALALKGKGSSGYFGLSHFESSLKKWYEIEKDLLDMNFVITDMLRDFNEYLLVGERILHEGYYIVEKAPLKVKAPEISWYRSTFIRLELIDEAKPKIVDDVNWDRSLYFDDETYVVRP encoded by the coding sequence ATGGATAGAATGAGCCTTCAGATTTTGAGAGCGTTGTGGAGAAAGCCTCTTGATATCTGGGAACTTGTGATAATGCAGGATAACGATATAAAGAGTGTTTACGATACACTTGAAAAACTGAAAAACGACGGGTTAATTAAATATAGCGAAGAAAAAATTGAGATCACAGAAAAGGGTATAGAAGAACTCAAAAAGAATAATTCAATGCCTTATTTAGAAACAAAGTGTGGAACTTGTAAAGGAAAAATTTATGATCCAGGGCACTTTAAAGACATACTCGAAACCTTCAGGGAGATTTTTAAGAATAGACCCGGTGAAACAACAGAATTTGACCAGGGTGTTGTAAGCGAGGAAAACTCTGTAAGGCGGCTTGAATTTGTTTACGAAAGAGGAGACCTTGAAGGTAAGGAGATATTTTTCCTTGGAGATGATGACTTAACAAGTGTCGTCTTTGCGCTTTCTAAGATGCCAAAAAGAGTCGTTGTGGTAGATGTAGATAAGCGGATTGTCGAATACATTAACGAGGTTTCAAAGAAGTATAATCTTTCACTTTCTGCTTATGTCTACAATGCGGCAAAAAAATTGGACAGTAATTTTATAGGAAAGTTTGATACATTTTTAACCGACCCTGTCGAAACAGTGAAGGGCATGCGCCTTTTTCTTTCAAGATGCGCCTTAGCCCTTAAAGGTAAGGGGTCTTCGGGCTACTTTGGTTTGAGCCATTTTGAGTCTTCGCTTAAGAAGTGGTACGAAATCGAAAAAGACCTTCTTGATATGAACTTTGTTATAACAGATATGCTCAGAGATTTTAACGAGTATCTCCTTGTTGGCGAAAGAATTTTGCACGAAGGTTACTACATTGTGGAGAAAGCGCCTCTTAAGGTAAAAGCGCCAGAAATTTCCTGGTACAGGTCTACTTTTATAAGGCTTGAATTAATTGACGAAGCAAAGCCCAAGATCGTGGATGATGTTAACTGGGACCGTTCCCTTTACTTTGACGATGAGACCTATGTTGTGAGGCCATAA